Proteins encoded within one genomic window of Pectobacterium araliae:
- the yjeH gene encoding L-methionine/branched-chain amino acid transporter yields MSEAKGLKQELGLIQGVGLLSTSLLGTGVFAVPALVAQVAQQDSLWAWPILILFVFPIAIGFAALGQHFPNAGGAAHFVNLAFGPRMARVTGWLFLSVIPLGLPAALQIAAGFWQAAFGWSDLGLLCVQLLTLGGIWLLGLRSAGSSANIQIVIAMLVVGLVIAIWWQGEITPAHIPWSSVSELSWPNTFGALAVMFWCFVGLEAFAHMATEFRVPERDFPRALLIGMLVAGAVYWGCTVAVLHFKAYGEGIAATASLPGIVVQLFGQHALWIACFVGYLACFASVNIYTQGFARLVWSQAPKGSALAKLSAGQAPVNALSIVVACCLVCCLLIYWLRLPLDILIVYANGIFVLIYLLCMLAGWRLLKGRAKVMAAIGSLLCCALLLMIGWKSLYALIMLAVLWLFLPRRHVELVSH; encoded by the coding sequence GTGAGTGAAGCAAAAGGATTAAAACAAGAGCTTGGGCTGATTCAAGGCGTGGGGTTGCTGTCTACTTCTCTGCTGGGGACCGGGGTGTTTGCGGTTCCTGCACTGGTGGCACAAGTGGCGCAGCAAGACAGCCTGTGGGCATGGCCGATTTTGATCCTGTTTGTCTTTCCTATTGCCATTGGCTTTGCTGCGCTGGGACAACATTTTCCTAATGCGGGCGGTGCTGCACACTTTGTTAATTTGGCCTTCGGGCCGCGCATGGCGCGCGTGACTGGCTGGCTATTCTTGTCTGTCATTCCGCTGGGTCTGCCTGCGGCCTTGCAGATTGCCGCCGGATTCTGGCAAGCAGCATTTGGCTGGAGCGATCTAGGGCTGCTCTGCGTACAGTTGCTGACGTTGGGCGGAATCTGGCTGCTTGGCCTGCGTAGTGCAGGATCCAGCGCTAATATTCAGATCGTTATCGCGATGTTGGTCGTCGGGTTGGTGATTGCGATCTGGTGGCAGGGTGAGATCACACCCGCGCATATTCCCTGGTCGTCGGTAAGTGAACTGTCATGGCCTAACACCTTCGGCGCATTGGCTGTCATGTTTTGGTGCTTTGTTGGCCTTGAGGCTTTTGCTCATATGGCGACGGAATTTCGGGTGCCAGAGCGTGATTTCCCGCGGGCTTTACTCATCGGCATGCTGGTCGCGGGTGCCGTTTATTGGGGATGCACGGTAGCCGTGCTGCACTTTAAGGCTTACGGTGAAGGGATTGCTGCAACGGCGTCACTGCCGGGCATCGTCGTGCAGTTGTTTGGTCAGCATGCCCTGTGGATTGCCTGCTTTGTCGGTTATCTGGCCTGTTTTGCCAGCGTGAATATCTACACGCAGGGCTTTGCCCGTTTAGTTTGGTCACAGGCACCGAAAGGGAGTGCACTGGCGAAGCTGTCCGCTGGGCAGGCACCGGTGAATGCGTTGTCGATTGTTGTTGCTTGCTGCCTGGTATGCTGCCTGCTGATTTATTGGCTCAGGTTACCGCTGGATATACTGATTGTGTACGCCAACGGCATCTTTGTGCTGATTTATCTGCTGTGTATGCTGGCAGGGTGGCGTTTGCTGAAAGGGCGAGCCAAAGTGATGGCGGCAATCGGCAGCCTGCTTTGCTGTGCGCTGTTACTGATGATCGGCTGGAAATCACTGTACGCACTCATCATGCTGGCCGTGCTATGGCTGTTCTTGCCGCGTAGGCACGTTGAGTTAGTTTCCCACTGA
- the ubiK gene encoding ubiquinone biosynthesis accessory factor UbiK, with the protein MIDPKKIEQIARQVHESMPKSIRELGDDVEKKIRQVLQAQLTRLDLVNREEFDIQTQVLLRTREKIARLEQRMTELEAKLSTEEKPAAVPGND; encoded by the coding sequence ATGATTGACCCAAAGAAGATTGAGCAAATCGCCCGTCAAGTGCATGAATCCATGCCAAAAAGTATCCGGGAATTGGGTGATGATGTGGAGAAGAAGATTCGTCAGGTCTTGCAAGCACAACTGACCCGACTGGATTTGGTGAACCGTGAAGAGTTCGATATTCAGACGCAGGTTCTGCTCCGCACGCGCGAGAAGATTGCCCGCCTGGAACAACGTATGACCGAGCTGGAAGCGAAATTGTCTACGGAAGAAAAACCCGCCGCAGTGCCGGGAAACGATTGA
- the ribB gene encoding 3,4-dihydroxy-2-butanone-4-phosphate synthase, whose amino-acid sequence MNQTLLSEFGNPTERVERALDALRHGRGVLVLDDEDRENEGDMIFSAENMTVEQMALTIRHGSGIVCLCLTEERRQQLELPMMVEKNSSHYQTAFTVTIEAAEGVTTGVSAADRLTTIRAAIEDNAKPSDLNRPGHVFPLRAQPGGVLTRGGHTEATVDLMTLAGLKPFGVLCELTNDDGSMAHAPEVIAFAKQHDMPVLTIEDLAAYRIAAERKAS is encoded by the coding sequence ATGAATCAGACATTACTTTCTGAATTTGGCAATCCTACCGAACGTGTAGAACGCGCACTTGATGCATTGCGTCATGGCCGCGGTGTGCTGGTACTGGACGATGAAGATCGTGAAAATGAAGGTGACATGATCTTCTCGGCTGAGAACATGACCGTTGAACAAATGGCGCTGACCATTCGTCACGGCAGTGGCATTGTGTGCCTGTGCCTGACGGAAGAGCGTCGCCAGCAGTTGGAATTGCCGATGATGGTGGAGAAGAATTCCAGCCATTACCAAACGGCGTTCACGGTGACAATTGAAGCCGCCGAAGGCGTCACGACAGGGGTTTCCGCTGCCGATCGCCTGACCACCATTCGTGCCGCGATTGAGGATAACGCCAAACCGAGCGATCTGAACCGCCCTGGTCACGTATTTCCGCTGCGCGCCCAGCCGGGTGGTGTGTTAACGCGTGGTGGTCACACTGAAGCGACGGTGGATCTGATGACGCTGGCAGGTCTGAAGCCGTTTGGTGTTCTGTGTGAACTGACGAACGATGATGGTTCAATGGCGCACGCGCCGGAAGTGATCGCGTTTGCCAAACAGCACGATATGCCGGTGCTGACGATCGAAGATCTGGCCGCTTACCGCATTGCGGCAGAGCGCAAAGCCAGCTGA
- the tehB gene encoding SAM-dependent methyltransferase TehB, which produces MQDLICYKKMPQWNSQTLPAAFQEKHNTQEGTWAKLTVLKGEMTFSMLTEDGETRETFHFSEQNQPPFVEPQAWHRIVSFSDDLECQLSFFCSAEDFYHKKYGLTRTHSEVINAVQYIKPGKALDLGCGGGRNALYLNLRGFDVTACDKHEQSIDSLNNIIKSEALENIRAGVYNINLAEIKERYDFILSTVVLMFLERDRIPHIISNMQSSTVNGGYNLIIAAMSTEDCPCPMPFSFTFKEDELKDYYADWGILKYNEDMGELHKTDAQGNRIKLRFATLLARKP; this is translated from the coding sequence ATGCAAGATCTCATTTGTTATAAGAAAATGCCGCAGTGGAACAGCCAGACGCTGCCTGCCGCGTTTCAGGAAAAGCACAACACGCAGGAAGGCACCTGGGCAAAATTGACCGTGTTGAAAGGGGAAATGACCTTTTCGATGCTGACTGAAGACGGCGAAACGCGGGAGACGTTCCACTTCTCCGAGCAGAACCAGCCGCCGTTTGTGGAGCCACAAGCCTGGCACCGCATCGTCTCTTTCTCTGACGATCTGGAATGTCAGCTCAGCTTTTTCTGTTCAGCGGAAGATTTCTACCATAAAAAATACGGTCTGACGCGCACCCATTCTGAAGTGATCAACGCGGTACAGTACATTAAACCGGGCAAAGCGCTGGATTTAGGCTGCGGCGGCGGGCGTAACGCGCTGTATCTTAATCTGCGTGGTTTTGACGTGACCGCCTGTGATAAGCATGAGCAAAGCATCGATTCGCTGAATAACATCATCAAAAGCGAAGCGCTGGAAAACATCCGCGCGGGCGTTTACAACATCAATCTGGCAGAAATTAAAGAGCGGTACGACTTTATCTTGTCGACCGTCGTGCTGATGTTTCTGGAACGCGATCGTATTCCGCACATCATCAGCAATATGCAGAGCAGCACCGTTAACGGTGGTTATAACCTAATTATCGCCGCGATGTCGACGGAAGATTGTCCGTGCCCGATGCCGTTCTCATTTACCTTTAAAGAAGACGAACTGAAGGACTACTACGCCGATTGGGGGATCCTCAAATATAACGAGGATATGGGTGAATTACACAAGACTGATGCGCAGGGTAACCGCATCAAACTGCGCTTCGCCACGCTGCTGGCAAGAAAGCCGTAA
- the norW gene encoding NADH:flavorubredoxin reductase NorW: protein MMKDIVIIGAGFAARQLIRQLRKLDAHCPIRLITADSGDEYNKPDLSHVMSLQQHADDLTKMPAAAFAEENRITLLANTRVTVIDRNAQQVVCGTARYDYHKLVFATGASAMVPPIPGREHMLTLNSQQEYRTHETRLWQAERVLVLGAGLIGTELAMDLSRAEKRVTLVDCASRILPALMPPEVSARLHFTLTQQGVSLLLNTTLQQLEKTETGVQATFTDGRSIEVDEIISAIGLQANTQLAKAAGLVVRKGIQSNQQLQTTDPQIYALGDCAEIGGKLLPFLQPIQLSAITLAKNLLGASEALTLPPMLVKIKTPLFPLQMAGDTTGDNLHWQQEWNEQGMVAKALDSQQVLRAFVVGGERMKEAFPLLRQLSTVSSTTADTAK, encoded by the coding sequence ATGATGAAAGATATCGTGATTATTGGCGCGGGCTTTGCCGCCCGCCAGCTCATCCGGCAGCTACGCAAGCTGGATGCTCATTGCCCTATCCGCCTGATTACCGCCGACAGCGGCGATGAGTACAACAAGCCAGATTTAAGCCATGTGATGAGCCTGCAACAGCACGCCGACGATCTGACCAAAATGCCGGCAGCCGCGTTTGCCGAAGAAAACCGTATCACGCTGCTGGCCAATACGCGTGTCACCGTCATTGACCGCAACGCACAGCAGGTTGTCTGCGGCACGGCTCGTTACGATTACCACAAACTGGTGTTCGCGACCGGAGCCAGCGCGATGGTGCCACCGATTCCAGGGCGCGAACATATGCTGACGCTCAATAGCCAGCAGGAATACCGCACCCACGAAACTCGGCTCTGGCAGGCCGAACGCGTACTGGTGCTCGGTGCCGGACTCATCGGAACTGAGCTGGCAATGGATTTGAGTCGCGCCGAAAAACGGGTCACGCTGGTGGACTGTGCCAGCCGCATTCTGCCCGCGTTGATGCCGCCCGAAGTCAGCGCGCGCCTGCACTTCACGCTCACGCAACAGGGCGTTTCGCTGCTGCTGAATACGACCCTGCAACAGTTAGAGAAAACTGAAACTGGCGTACAGGCTACATTTACCGATGGCCGCTCTATCGAAGTGGACGAAATTATCTCCGCTATCGGTTTGCAGGCCAACACACAGTTGGCGAAAGCGGCAGGTTTGGTGGTGCGAAAAGGCATCCAGAGCAATCAACAGTTACAGACCACCGATCCACAGATTTATGCGCTGGGCGACTGCGCAGAAATTGGCGGTAAGCTTCTGCCCTTCCTGCAACCGATTCAACTCAGCGCCATCACGCTGGCGAAAAACCTGCTGGGTGCCAGTGAGGCGCTAACCCTGCCGCCGATGCTGGTTAAAATCAAGACACCGCTATTTCCCTTACAGATGGCAGGCGATACCACCGGCGATAACCTGCACTGGCAACAGGAATGGAACGAACAGGGAATGGTGGCCAAAGCGCTGGATAGCCAGCAAGTGCTGCGCGCCTTTGTGGTCGGCGGTGAGCGAATGAAAGAGGCATTTCCGCTGCTGCGGCAGCTTTCCACCGTGAGTTCAACCACGGCTGACACAGCAAAATAA
- the norV gene encoding anaerobic nitric oxide reductase flavorubredoxin has product MTIHVKNNIHWVGQRDWEVRDFHGTEYKTLQGSSYNSYLIREEKTVLIDTVDHKFSREFVQNLMAEVDLNTIDYIVINHAEEDHAGALSELMARIPNTPIYCTYNAIDSITGHHHHPEWNFHTVKTGDTLDIGNGKQLIFIETPMLHWPDSMMTYMTEDAVLFSNDAFGQHYCDEHLFNDEVDQTELFEQCQRYFANILTPFSRLVTAKIHEVLGFNLPLSMVATSHGVVWRDDPAQIIHLYLKWADSYQEDRITLFYDTMSNNTRMMADAIAQGINDVDPGVAVKIYNVARHDKNEILTQVFRSKGVLVGSSTMNNVMMPKVAAMLEETTGLRFQNKKASAFGSYGWNGGAVDRVQTRLMDAGFETTLALKTKWRPDGSALEICRNHGREIARQWALHPLDDTPARRVLSPVKPSTVTPQAASTPAENACGCNEVAAPQSAAQSAVQSENGCMQCSVCQWIYDPALGEPMQDVTPGTLWSDVPDSFLCPECGLGKDVFNPIR; this is encoded by the coding sequence ATGACAATTCACGTTAAGAACAACATCCACTGGGTTGGACAACGCGACTGGGAAGTCCGTGATTTTCACGGCACAGAATACAAAACATTGCAAGGCAGCAGCTACAACAGCTATCTGATCCGCGAAGAGAAAACCGTACTGATCGATACCGTCGATCACAAATTCAGCCGTGAGTTTGTGCAAAACCTGATGGCGGAAGTGGATCTGAACACGATCGACTACATCGTGATCAACCACGCCGAAGAGGATCACGCCGGGGCGCTGAGCGAGCTGATGGCGCGTATTCCCAACACGCCGATTTACTGTACCTACAATGCGATCGATTCCATCACCGGTCACCACCATCACCCCGAGTGGAATTTCCACACGGTTAAAACTGGCGACACGCTGGATATCGGTAACGGCAAACAGCTGATCTTTATTGAAACACCGATGCTGCACTGGCCGGACAGTATGATGACCTACATGACCGAGGATGCCGTACTGTTCAGTAACGATGCATTCGGTCAGCACTACTGCGATGAGCACCTGTTCAATGACGAAGTAGATCAAACCGAACTGTTCGAACAGTGCCAACGCTATTTCGCCAATATCCTGACGCCGTTCAGCCGCTTAGTCACCGCCAAGATCCACGAAGTGCTGGGCTTTAACCTGCCGCTGTCAATGGTTGCGACCTCACACGGCGTGGTATGGCGTGACGATCCTGCTCAGATCATCCATCTGTATCTGAAGTGGGCAGACAGCTATCAGGAAGATCGCATCACGCTTTTCTACGACACCATGTCCAATAACACCCGCATGATGGCCGACGCCATTGCGCAAGGCATCAATGATGTCGATCCCGGCGTCGCGGTGAAAATCTATAACGTCGCCCGTCACGACAAGAACGAAATTCTGACACAGGTCTTCCGCTCGAAAGGCGTGTTAGTCGGTTCATCCACCATGAATAACGTGATGATGCCGAAGGTCGCTGCCATGTTGGAAGAGACCACTGGCCTGCGTTTCCAAAACAAGAAAGCCTCAGCGTTCGGCAGCTACGGCTGGAACGGCGGTGCGGTAGACCGCGTTCAAACCCGTCTGATGGATGCCGGTTTTGAAACCACGCTGGCGCTGAAAACCAAATGGCGTCCTGACGGTTCAGCGCTGGAAATTTGCCGCAATCACGGCCGCGAAATCGCCCGTCAGTGGGCATTGCATCCGCTGGATGACACGCCAGCTCGTCGCGTCCTTTCGCCAGTTAAGCCGAGCACAGTCACCCCGCAGGCTGCGAGCACCCCTGCTGAAAACGCCTGCGGATGCAATGAAGTCGCTGCGCCACAGTCAGCAGCACAGTCCGCGGTACAGTCAGAAAATGGCTGTATGCAGTGCAGCGTCTGCCAGTGGATCTATGATCCGGCACTCGGCGAACCAATGCAGGATGTCACCCCTGGCACCCTGTGGTCGGACGTACCCGACAGCTTCCTCTGCCCAGAATGTGGGCTGGGTAAAGACGTTTTCAATCCGATTCGCTAG
- the norR gene encoding nitric oxide reductase transcriptional regulator NorR, whose translation MPLSINALARIAIELQMGLSNQDRFQRLINSLRQLLRCDASALLRYENQLFRPLAIDGLAPDVLGRRFRLSDHPRLEAIARAGDVVRFPADSQLPDPYDGLIPSQEDLKVHACVGLPLFANQNLIGALTVDGMDPCQFDHFSDEELRLVGVMAAAALSNALLMERLERQLPAPVRAESPAVESVEEMVGLSEPMQRLKKEVDIVAGSDLNVLIMGETGVGKELVVRAIHHGSSRASHPLVYLNCAALPESVAESELFGHVKGAFTGAIHHRTGKFEMADNGTLFLDEIGELSLTLQAKLLRVLQYGDLQRVGDDSSLKVNVRVLAATNRDLRQAVLDGAFRADLFHRLSVFPLSVPPLRERSQDVALLAGFFCERSRVQLGLVRLALTADAGTLLERYDWPGNVRELEHAIYRATVLARAGQESGEVLLGCEHFNLELPSQPVYSATGSSNAIEIAPASFISGSLREATDEYQRRIIQQTLARHEGNWSSCARELEMDSGNLHRLAKRLGIK comes from the coding sequence ATGCCGCTCTCCATTAACGCCCTGGCCCGTATTGCTATCGAGCTACAAATGGGGCTATCAAATCAGGATCGTTTTCAGCGCTTGATCAACAGCCTGCGCCAGCTGCTGCGCTGTGATGCCTCGGCGCTGCTGCGTTACGAGAATCAGCTGTTCCGTCCATTGGCGATCGACGGTCTGGCACCGGACGTGCTGGGGCGACGTTTTCGTCTGTCCGATCACCCTCGGCTAGAGGCGATTGCCCGCGCGGGCGACGTGGTGCGTTTTCCGGCGGACAGCCAGCTTCCCGATCCGTATGACGGTCTGATCCCCAGTCAGGAGGATCTTAAAGTGCACGCCTGCGTTGGTCTGCCGCTATTTGCTAATCAGAATCTGATTGGCGCGCTGACCGTGGACGGTATGGATCCGTGTCAGTTCGACCATTTTAGCGATGAAGAACTGCGGCTGGTGGGGGTGATGGCGGCGGCGGCGCTGAGTAACGCGCTGCTGATGGAACGCCTTGAGCGGCAGTTACCCGCGCCAGTGCGGGCCGAAAGCCCGGCGGTGGAAAGCGTGGAGGAAATGGTCGGGCTATCGGAACCGATGCAGCGGTTGAAGAAAGAGGTCGATATCGTTGCGGGTTCCGACCTGAATGTGCTGATCATGGGGGAAACCGGCGTCGGTAAAGAGCTGGTAGTGCGGGCGATTCATCATGGTTCCAGCCGGGCAAGTCATCCTCTGGTGTACCTGAACTGTGCCGCACTGCCCGAATCGGTGGCGGAGAGTGAACTGTTTGGTCATGTGAAGGGCGCGTTTACCGGAGCGATTCACCATCGAACCGGTAAGTTTGAAATGGCGGATAACGGTACGCTGTTTCTGGATGAGATTGGCGAACTGTCTCTGACGCTACAGGCGAAGCTGCTGCGCGTATTGCAGTATGGCGATCTCCAGCGCGTGGGCGATGACAGTAGCCTGAAAGTGAACGTGCGCGTGCTGGCGGCGACCAACCGCGATCTGCGGCAGGCGGTGCTGGATGGCGCTTTCCGTGCCGATTTGTTCCACCGTTTGAGCGTGTTCCCGCTGTCTGTACCGCCGCTGCGCGAGCGCAGTCAGGATGTGGCGCTGTTGGCGGGGTTCTTCTGTGAACGCAGTCGCGTGCAACTGGGATTGGTACGTTTGGCGCTGACAGCCGATGCGGGTACGTTGTTGGAGCGGTACGACTGGCCGGGAAATGTACGTGAACTGGAACATGCTATTTACCGTGCCACCGTGTTGGCGAGAGCGGGGCAGGAATCGGGCGAAGTGCTGTTAGGTTGTGAACATTTCAATCTCGAACTGCCTTCTCAACCTGTTTATTCCGCCACAGGATCGTCGAATGCTATTGAAATAGCCCCCGCGTCTTTCATCAGCGGTAGCCTGCGAGAAGCAACGGACGAGTATCAACGTCGGATCATCCAACAAACGCTGGCGCGCCATGAAGGCAACTGGTCATCCTGCGCCAGAGAATTGGAAATGGACAGCGGTAACCTGCATCGTCTGGCAAAGCGGCTGGGCATCAAATAA
- the fumA gene encoding class I fumarate hydratase FumA, whose amino-acid sequence MSNKPFYYQDPFPLRKDDTEYRLLSSDFVSVAQFEGQDILKVEPAALTLLAQQAFHDASFMLRPAHQQQVADILHDPEASENDKYVALQFLRNSEISAKGILPTCQDTGTAIIVGKKGQNVWTGGNDAEALSKGVYNTFIEDNLRYSQNAALDMYKEVNTGTNLPAQIDLYSTEGEDYKFLFVTKGGGSANKTYLYQETKALLTPGKLKSFLIEKMRSLGTAACPPYHIAFVIGGTSAETTLKTVKLASTKYYDELPTEGNEHGQAFRDVALEQEILEAARDLGLGAQFGGKYFAHDVRIIRLPRHGASCPVGMGVSCSADRNIKGKINRKGVWLEQLEQNPGKYIPEHLRETGEGDAVKINLNRPMAEILKTLSQYPVSTRLSLTGTIIVGRDIAHAKLKERLDNGEDLPQYIKDHPIYYAGPAKTPEGYPSGSLGPTTAGRMDSYVDLLQANGGSMIMLAKGNRSQQVTDACHKHGGFYLGSIGGPAAILAQNSIKSLTCVEYPELGMEAIWKIEVEDFPAFILVDDKGNDFFQVIQSAKCVKCG is encoded by the coding sequence ATGTCGAATAAACCCTTCTATTACCAAGATCCTTTTCCACTCCGTAAAGATGACACCGAATATCGTCTGCTGAGCAGCGACTTTGTTTCTGTCGCGCAATTTGAAGGTCAGGACATCTTGAAAGTCGAGCCAGCGGCGCTGACACTTCTGGCTCAGCAAGCTTTTCACGATGCCTCTTTCATGCTCCGCCCCGCTCACCAGCAGCAAGTTGCCGATATTCTCCACGACCCGGAAGCAAGCGAAAACGATAAATACGTTGCCCTGCAATTCCTACGCAACTCCGAAATTTCCGCTAAGGGTATTCTGCCGACCTGCCAGGATACCGGTACGGCGATCATCGTGGGTAAAAAAGGCCAGAACGTGTGGACTGGCGGTAACGATGCCGAAGCGCTATCCAAAGGCGTGTACAACACATTCATTGAAGACAACCTGCGTTACTCACAGAACGCCGCACTGGATATGTATAAAGAGGTCAATACTGGCACCAACCTGCCCGCACAGATTGATCTCTACAGCACCGAGGGCGAAGACTATAAATTCCTGTTCGTCACCAAAGGCGGCGGTTCAGCCAACAAAACCTATCTGTATCAGGAAACCAAAGCGCTGCTGACACCGGGTAAACTGAAGAGCTTCCTGATCGAGAAAATGCGTTCACTAGGCACCGCAGCCTGCCCACCGTACCACATCGCATTTGTGATTGGCGGCACCTCAGCAGAAACCACCCTGAAAACAGTCAAGCTAGCCTCAACCAAGTACTACGATGAACTCCCGACCGAGGGCAACGAGCACGGTCAGGCGTTCCGCGATGTCGCTCTGGAGCAGGAAATTTTGGAAGCGGCGCGCGATCTGGGTCTGGGCGCGCAGTTTGGCGGTAAATACTTTGCACACGACGTGCGGATTATCCGCCTGCCACGCCACGGCGCATCTTGCCCCGTCGGCATGGGCGTATCCTGTTCCGCTGACCGCAATATCAAAGGCAAGATCAACCGCAAAGGCGTCTGGCTAGAACAGTTGGAGCAGAATCCGGGTAAATACATCCCTGAACACCTGCGTGAAACGGGCGAAGGTGATGCGGTTAAAATCAACCTGAACCGCCCGATGGCCGAGATCCTGAAAACGCTGTCGCAGTATCCGGTATCCACCCGTCTTTCCCTGACTGGCACCATCATCGTGGGTCGTGATATTGCTCACGCCAAGCTGAAGGAACGTCTGGATAACGGCGAAGATCTGCCGCAGTACATCAAAGATCACCCGATCTACTACGCAGGACCAGCAAAAACGCCGGAAGGTTACCCATCGGGTTCATTAGGCCCGACTACCGCTGGCCGCATGGATTCTTACGTCGATTTATTGCAAGCCAACGGCGGCAGTATGATCATGCTGGCGAAAGGTAACCGCAGCCAGCAGGTGACCGACGCCTGCCATAAACACGGCGGCTTCTACCTTGGCAGCATCGGTGGCCCGGCAGCGATTCTGGCGCAAAACAGCATCAAGAGCCTGACCTGCGTCGAGTACCCAGAACTGGGTATGGAAGCTATCTGGAAAATCGAAGTCGAAGATTTCCCCGCCTTTATTCTGGTCGATGATAAAGGCAACGATTTCTTCCAGGTGATTCAGAGCGCCAAGTGCGTGAAATGCGGCTAA
- a CDS encoding DNA-3-methyladenine glycosylase family protein: MPSHPPVDFTQRAKTHLSAINTRWASLIEQIGDCRHQTAPHREPYEALMRAVAYQQLTTRAGDAMVAKLLRVHGDVFPTPEQMLACSTDTLRQCGFSARKADTLHGIAQGALNGLVPSLKQATERDDDTFIEQLTSLKGIGRWTVEMFLIYSLERTDIMPLDDLGIRQGLRYVYDLPDMPKPRELQSLSLQCQPYRTVASWYLWRALELPAYQSFKLTHR; the protein is encoded by the coding sequence ATGCCATCCCATCCGCCAGTAGATTTCACGCAGCGCGCCAAAACCCACCTCAGCGCCATCAATACGCGCTGGGCCAGCCTGATCGAACAGATTGGTGATTGTCGCCATCAAACGGCACCACACCGGGAACCTTATGAAGCGCTGATGCGTGCCGTCGCCTATCAGCAGCTAACGACGCGAGCCGGGGATGCGATGGTCGCTAAGCTCCTGCGGGTACATGGCGACGTCTTTCCTACCCCAGAACAAATGCTGGCCTGCTCCACCGACACGCTGCGGCAGTGCGGTTTTTCCGCTCGCAAAGCGGATACGCTACATGGCATCGCACAAGGTGCGCTGAACGGGCTTGTACCCAGCCTGAAACAGGCTACGGAGAGGGATGACGACACGTTCATTGAGCAACTGACGTCGCTAAAAGGGATCGGGCGCTGGACGGTGGAAATGTTTTTGATTTATTCGCTGGAACGCACCGACATCATGCCGCTCGACGATTTGGGAATTCGTCAGGGGCTACGTTACGTTTATGATTTACCGGACATGCCAAAACCGCGCGAGTTGCAGTCACTGAGCCTACAATGTCAACCTTATCGCACGGTGGCATCCTGGTATTTATGGCGAGCGCTTGAGCTACCAGCGTACCAGAGTTTTAAACTGACACACCGGTGA
- the alkB gene encoding DNA oxidative demethylase AlkB, whose product MNFDLFADEAPRRWTETLAPGAVILRGRAYNDAPALLAALNAVTARAPLRNGVTPGGFVMSVAMSNCGRLGWVTDERGYRYTAQDPLSGEPWPAMPEVFSQLAKQAASDAGFADFEPDACLINRYDVGTRMSLHQDKNERDFCQPIVSVSLGLSATFLFGGMARSDKAQRVPLTHGDVVVWGGESRLYFHGILPLKSGTVPQGMSDECRFNLTFRKAG is encoded by the coding sequence GTGAATTTTGATTTATTTGCCGATGAAGCGCCGCGTCGCTGGACGGAAACGCTGGCACCGGGCGCGGTCATCCTGCGCGGTCGCGCCTATAATGATGCGCCAGCGTTGCTTGCGGCGTTGAACGCCGTCACTGCGCGTGCGCCGTTGCGGAATGGGGTCACGCCGGGTGGCTTTGTGATGTCGGTGGCGATGAGCAACTGTGGTCGGCTCGGTTGGGTAACAGATGAACGCGGCTATCGTTACACCGCACAGGATCCATTAAGCGGAGAGCCGTGGCCTGCGATGCCGGAAGTTTTTTCCCAGTTGGCGAAGCAGGCGGCGAGCGACGCCGGTTTTGCGGATTTTGAGCCGGATGCTTGCCTGATCAACCGTTATGACGTCGGTACGCGCATGTCTCTGCATCAGGATAAAAATGAACGGGATTTTTGCCAGCCGATTGTGTCTGTGTCGCTGGGGCTTAGCGCAACGTTTCTGTTTGGTGGCATGGCGCGTAGCGATAAAGCGCAGCGTGTTCCGTTGACACACGGCGACGTGGTGGTCTGGGGCGGGGAATCGCGGCTCTATTTCCACGGCATTCTGCCATTGAAATCTGGCACCGTACCGCAAGGGATGTCCGATGAATGCCGTTTTAATCTGACGTTTCGTAAAGCCGGATGA